aaagaaagtgagaaacttatattgaaaaactatgaaaaatcTCTAGAATgtgtttttcaaaatcaatatccTTGTagttttctaaatgaaaaaacattgcatttaaataaataaattctaattttccTTGTTCTGACTCCAGTGTTTAACAAGATTAAAGTCTTATTCTATTATGTTTTGAACAGTCTAAACTTTTTATCAGCTCTCCTCTTTTTTCCTTGATTATTGCTTTCGTTTACTTCTAAGCACCATCTTCAAGGAGGTTGTTTACATGAGATGTCTTCCAAGGCACCCTGGGGGTCGATCAAGGACCCCAAGAGCTCATATTTGGTCGATCGGGGTGTCAGCCTGGTATTTTGATCGCATGAGGACCACCCAAGCACTCTTCTTACCTCACACCAGGTTCAAGGGACCGGAACGTGGCGAAGATAGATATAAAAACTTTGTAAAAAGACGAGACCCCATGATTCCTTCTCTTCCAACCTCTcccaaaagcaaaaaagaaaaataccccATGAGCACGAAACTACCCCCTTTCTCCTCTTGGTTTCTGTGCAGGTGGGTTACTGTATTTCTATCATGATAAAGAGAGGACCTCTACTCCCTTAGCCCACCATGTGGTATCCTAACATGCAACCTTCTAATCAGATGACATCGCAAATGCTAGGAATACCATGCCAGTTCCTTTCATTTCCTACTTTAGGCTCTTTTAGTTGGACCTTAGCCCAAAAGCAAGTCACTTGCCAGTCTTTCAAGGAGACCTTTCCAGAGGTTAATGAGCAAAATGAGAGACATCTCATCTCTGGGACCCATACCCAGATAAAGAATCTATGGCTCTTCCTGGTTTCATTCATCGTCCGGTACAATTTGGCTAAGGTTCTTTGATGGATCACCATACCAACTCATGCCCAGGACACGACCAAGTTTaggttgaaaattaaactttattttttgggtttttacaAGAACAGGAACTGATCTACCaattagattaaataaattaattgactGGTTGAGAAACGATCGACATGTTCagtcaatataatataattcatgttcatattataattttttttatattaatttaattattttattggttagGATTTTATGTCTATAAAAAGACTTGTAATTTAACATCTTATtcttaagctttgtttttttagattagcTTATACCAtgtctatttattttcttccaacaaGTAGTATCAAAACTTATGTTTGATTATTTAACATGGTCAATCTAAACTTCTTACTTCAATGTTCTAGGTTGATAAAGGATAACTATGAAACTTAATGTATTTGAGTAAAAGCTTAGTTAGGTTCTTAAGATGTATGAGAAACGGTTCAAAAAGGCTTCAAGGAGTTTATAGTTGGAGCAACATTGACTTTAGTTCAAAGGAAATGCATGCAAAAGACATAAATGAAGGATCAACAAGCACTAACAATCATCTACCAATGTCTGAATGATGCTACTTTTGAGATAGTGACCAACACAATCACTGCTAAGCAAGCATGAAAAGTTTTACAAGAATCAAATCAAAGAGCTGACAATGTGAGAAAGATATGTCTATAAAATCTACATGGAgactttgaaaagttatatatgATTGAATTGGATAATATTTTCAGAATACTTTGTAAGAGTATTAGCCATAAACAATCAAATGAAGAGATATGATGATAAGATGGAAGAGACATGTGTGGTCAAAAAGATCTTATGCTTATTGCAAAAGAAGTTTCATTATATGATGGTCGCAATAGAGGAGTCGCAGAAtatgaatgttttttcaatCCAAGGTCTCATAGGAAAATTACAAGCTcataaaaaaagagtcaatgaAATTCAAGAAGATATGGGTACACAATCACTTTTTTCAAAGCATGATGGTTCCAGATATTTCTTAGGGGATTGAGGACGTGGAcaaagcaaagaaagagaagaaagagacagatTTGGAAGATAAAATTATGGCAGCCTCAACAGGTCATCTAGCCAACCGCATAAAGCAAACCGTTCAACCGGTTACACTAATAGTGGCAGTCTAAAATCCAggtttgacaaatcaaaagttaaatgctATAATTGTCAAAAGATAAGTCATTATGCTAAGGATTGTTGGAGTCCAACCAAAAAGATTAAGAAGAATGCAAATCTAGTGATAAAATAAGAGAAGGAAGCCACTTCATTACTAGTGCAATGATGAGAGAATACAAGACAAAGAGAACATATAGTATTTATACAATGAAGACAATAACCAATTATGATACTTTAAAGCTTTGAAGCGAATTCTTTGATATATCAAATATACtgttgattttggtttattttatggATATGCTAATAGTTTTGATCTTATGGGTTATAATGATAGTGATTGGGCTGGAGATATGGATGATAGAAAGAGGCACTACGAGTTTTGTTTTCTACATAGGAGACACAACATTTACATGGAGTTCAAAGAAGCAATCTATAGTCATTTTGTCAACCTGTGAAGTTGAATATATAGCTATTGCATCTTGTGTTTGTCATTCCAtgtggttaaaaaaattattgaaaaaaaaatgaatgtcaCAAGAAAAGCCTACAAAGATTTATGTGGACAACTCATCAGTCATTGTCTTAGCTAAAAATCCAGTTTTTCATTACTGAAGTAAGCACATTGATACAAGATTTCATTACCTAAGAGATTGCATTACAAACAAGGAAGTTAAAGCCAAGTATGTGAAGACACAAGACTAAGTCGCGGATATCTTCACAAAACTACTCAAAACgatgtttttattgaaatgagAGATATGTTGAGAGTtacaaagaaatcaaatttaagaggatatgttaaaaattatacttgatttctgttttttctgAATAACAAAGGAATCGATCAGTAGTTGGAACCAGTTGACTGGttagattaaataaatcaaCCAACCAGTAAAGAACAATTAACTCGTTCAGTcgataaaatacaaattatatttagattagtTTTAAACTTTTTGCCTattaaacaacacaaaaaaaataaaaatatctaaatttttttaaaaaaaaacacttaataaaaatatacatttctCTCTTATTAGTAGGTCTCATTTTGGAGACAACTAATTCATGCACCAAACCCATTAGCCATTTACTTTTAAACTTCCTATCAAGTGTACTCGTTTAGTAGATTTTGTACTAGAAAGATAAAGGAGAAATGTGGTCGAGAAGGGAACGTTTTCTGTGCGCAAAACGTAATAGAAGAGGTATTAACTAATATACTAAAACGTGTGGGGGATTtactgttcccccacacacaaatcactgtggattacaacagtaatccacagtgattcttcttcctttttttttttgttttttttttcaactttctttttttttctttttttttcaactttctttttttttctttttttttatttatttttttcaaaattttctttttttttcttttttttcatttatttttttttcaaaattatttttgttggttttaccttttaaatattgacctggttaaaatttttgcttagtaatttttttctttaaaatactgtgaattgctgTGATGTTTTCCcccttagtttttctattttatttctttattttttaaaattatatttatccatttttttaaaatattgagctgattgagaatttggttttgtaattttttttctttaaaacattgttgattgctacagtgtttctccgcatggtttattttccaaaattatcttttttttattttattttttaatattgagctggttaaaaattatagttataatatgtgaggaaagcactgtaatgtttttaaaaaattattgttcattcccacatggttttttttttaatttttttcaaattattctttttaattttatttttttaatattaagttgtttgtgaattacaattacaaatcattacaaataaggctaaatcatgtggggaagcactgtagcttttatcacaaaacactgtgaattgctacagtgtttccaacatgattttttttcctttttttggtgttttttttttctaaaattgtctctgttgatttttttttaatattgagctgattaagaatttagctttataatttttctctttaaaacactgtgaattgttgcagtgtttttccaaaattatctttgtcgatttttttttaatattgagttggttaagaattataattacaataaaactaaatcatataaggAAAGCgttatagtttttctcacaaaacactgtggattgctacaacatcttttctcatgggttttttttcttccaaaattatctttgttggttttttttttaatattaagttggtagagaatttagctttgtaatttttttttctttttattaactgaaaagctaaatcatgtggcgaaagcactgtatctttcctcacaaaacactgtaaattactacaaatcattttattcaatctctaagttttggatcatcaacacaactttttttttcgtcatgaaatatttgctctatcatacctttaatttctattacttatttagcgctggttcataattataacactatcaaatacatttgttttataagcccgcggcagcgcgcgggcatgtTATCTCgtattaaataaaacacaaaactaCCCGTGACAATGATACACAGCAAAACTAACgaagatattaaattataaataagaggacaaaaggaagaaaaagaaaggtccATCATAATCCGATCTCTCTtacacacaaacaaacaaatagagACAGGGGGGGTGGATAAAGACAAgctcttttcatttaatttgtggGGTGGCTACGGAAAGATCCCAAAGCCTTAATGGCTCCAGCTCTCAGAATGTACTGGTGGTATGCAGCTGCTGCTAATGCTCCAACAAATGGCCCAACCCAGAAAATCCACTGCATGTCCATCAAATCACACTCCGTGTTAATTACACTAATATTTAACTTCAAATacacaaaaaatcaagaacaacatcaaaatatatataaactttgattCAATATTTAAAGGGTTTCTCACATGATCATCCCAGGCTTTCTTATCGTTGATGATGACAGCAGCACCAAAGCTCCTAGCAGGGTTGATGCCAGTACCGGTAATAGGGATTGTGGCCAGGTGGACCATGAACACAGCAAACCCAATTGGAAGTGGAGCCAAAACCTGTACCCGAACACATGTTATCAAAACTAAATCCTACTTGGTTATCAGAACTTAACTACATGCCCTAATGGAGTTACTAAAAATTTTAACATATGAGAAGATGGCTGCTATTTACTGGTACTTACAGGGATGTGAGAGTCACGTGCACTTCTCTTGGGGTCAGTTGCAGAGAAGACAGTGTAAACAAGCACAAAAGTGCCAATGATCTCAGCACCCACAGCTGTGCCTGTGCTGTACCCGGGAGCCACCATGTTAGCACCACCACCAAGAGAGTTGTAGTATGGCTTCATGAAGGCCTTGACCAAGCCAACACCACAGACTGCGCCCAAGCATTGAGCCACCATGTAGCCCACAGCCCTGATTAGGGACACTTTCCTAGCCAGTAACAGGCCAAAAGTGACCGCTGGGTTAATATGTCcacctttttttcaaaaaaaaaaaccaaaccccaTTAACAAACCACACAAAAGACTTCATTTTGAAGAGCATACTTCTTAGTTTTACTAAAAGAGAGTGCCTTACATACAAAAATCACCAGTAACAGTTACCAAGTTACACAAAAAGGTAACATTTTTGAAGttagttgaaataaaagaacCAAAAGTCTTGGCAAGTGTTACATAACTAGCTAACACAGTATGTCAGGTTCCATTTAAGAAACTCAATACAAgactgaaaaaaagaaaagaaataaaaaagagagagatgggtTCTTGTTCTTACCAGAGATACCAGCGGTGCagtaaacaaggataaaaatcaTGCCACCAAAAGCCCATGCAATACCAAGCAACCCAACTCCACCACAAGCGTCCTGGTTTTTCTTGTGGCCAATAACAGTAGCCACAGTGACATAAAGGAAGAGAAGTGTAGCAATGAACTCAGCTATGAGAGCTCTAAAGAAAGACCAGAGCTTGAGTTCACCCACATCAAAAAGTGGTGCTGGAGGTGGATCAACATAATCTTTCGTATGAGTTTGCCCTTCCTCAATCACGTCCTTTGACATTTTGATCTAAGGAGTTTCTCTGTCTTTACAGTTAATTAGCTCTCTTGCCACAAGCCTTTCctcctctctctatctctctagCTACTGGTTTGCGACGGTGTCTCTGTAAGTGCCCTAGGTGGTCAGTCATTTTAAAGCAGGGAGAGGTGGGTTGCATATCTTGGATAAGACAGGGGTATTTTAGGGTTTTGCTGTTGTACCTGGGAGAgcctagagagagaaaatggggGTGGGACCAGGTGTGCAGATAGGCCATGTGATGGCTAATCATCTTCTCTTTTCTATGGGTTGAGGGGTTAGCTATCGTGTAGGGTAGGACTCAAGGGGTCAGCCTGGCATCAACCCAAAGTCAAGCCCACAACGGTTATTTCCGGTCTTCTttatttcttcccttttttctcccgaattttttatttcattttgggTCACCTTTTGGACCCCATTCTTACCAAGTCACGTTATAATGTTTTGGACCCCATTTTTTGCAGTCTCAAGTTTTGGGGGgaattatatttgtattaattCGTTCTTTGGTTTGCCTTAGATACAGTCCAGTTCTAAAATATGGACCAGCCCTACAGTCGTTTTAGATTTGCGCAACTCATAATATAGAATATTAACTCAgtttgattcaattaaaaattcagTATAGAATTAATCAAGaatatctcattttaatttattatttaaaaaaaaaagatttattaaccCTATGATCTATAACCTAAGTGTCACATCGATAGAATCCTTCTGCATTGAATTTTATAACCATGATGGTAATTAAAGAAAGTATAAATTTGCAGCCATTGATGATTGAAGCGCTAAAGAAAGAGCGATGCGGTTCGTGAAATACTAGGCCACAGAACACTTGTGAAGTGTACTTGAAGAAATAGAAAGGCACATGGCTCCATGTTATATGGAGAAGAAAAAACGTGTCCTCTTATAAGGTTCATTGGGTTTATAGTTTGTGACATTGATTCGCATCTATCTACAAATTCGAAGCATAGTAATGAGTGGAGTTGATGAAATTAGTACAATGCTCCTTGTGAAATATCCATCACACAACCTTAATTTCGCCTCCGAGGCTTTCGCTCGAGCAGtacatcaaatttatttgcaCATCATTGTCTTAGATTTGGAATTAAGAAGAGgctgataataaataaataaataaataaatagtcgATGAATCATCGGGGAATACATtagtgcaatttttttattttatttttaaatttaatgtgtAAATTGTACAAGTGTGTTTTCtgcctataaaaaataaagaaaatgtaaaGAGGGTGGATTTATGAGGAAGAATCATTGCCAAGTGTCATTAAttgggtgtttttttaaaaaaattaatatagatatttaaGCTAACTTATTTATAATTCGATTAATTCGTGTAAGATTTcagtaatttaaatttataattattaaaaaataaatccaaaacttGACTGTTATATTACATGTTTTTGCTGTCAGTGTAATTGATTGGCTTGTCCATGTCTATCAAAGGACTGGCCGTTCCTCCCTCCATcgcttcattttgttttcagcTTGGCGAAGGGTCGTCATAATTCGGTTTGTACATTTCATCTCCTAGTGTAATTCAACTTTACTCTACAATGATtgctattatattttctttataaaatttaaatttttatattttatagtgaCAGTGATATTCACTCTGCATGAATAGATTGTAATGTTACTCTCCCGACATTTGACGTTTTAATCCTTTATATTACatgattaattatgaattaatctTATAACTTTTCACTGAGCTACGAAGAGTGCCGTGATTAAATTGAATGTGTGACCTGATCAAGAATCATGTGGTACCAGTTGGCAAAACATATCAGTGTTGATGGTGTGGCAGATTTGAGAGGTCCCGTTGCAGTTCTCGTAGCTATCCTGAGCCTATTCATGTCACACTCTCGTTTTGATCATGCCATCTCATCAATCAATGTTCATTCTTGAGAAAATTAAACCATCCTACTCTTTCTAGCAAGAATCCGGGCACTGAGGGTATTGGCCTGTCAGTGGGAAGGGCttgtttctttctgttttttctggGTTCGAGTTTTTATGTGTATGTCTGTCATCTTTGTGGTATTTTACATGCTCACTgggtttgcagggtgttcagtgggccgtgagattagtcatggtgcgcgcaagctggcccaaacacccacataaaaaataaaaaaaagaatccgGGCACGTGTCTTAGAATATTCGttgaaaattaagataattatcGATGACAGTATTATAACCAGtgaaaaaatttttaaaaaaatattcaccgtaaattaaaaaaaaatcaacgaccTTACGAGTAGACAATGGTGATTAAGATAGTATTTAGCTAtcgttttataattaaaaaaaaacatgtttatcttgactcttttatatatagattttatgTTCTTCGTATACTAATTATTACACTAATTAATCATGTTTATCTCTTTATTTATCATggctaactttttttataagtgACTCCATGAGCACTAAGAAATACTATCTAATCGATGATCAATTATGGATTTTAAAATGGATTTCACGTTAAATATTACTTTCTTTATAAGTGACTCCACGAGCACTCCAAAATTCTATATTTAATTGATGATCAATTGATAATTTGGATTCTGAAATGGATTtcaggttaaatattttttcataagataTTATTGGACTAACTTTCACTTACTTACTGACTTTAGTAGAATTACCttgaccataaaaaaattacattgacTGTCCCAAACATTTACCTACGAAAATAAAATGCTAATGTAATATCCCTCAAAAGACCAAATAAACGGATGGCAAACGAGGGGGGCCCAAATTAATTGTACTACTAGATTCAAGTGACCTCTTTGACCATGACACGTGTCCTGTTTTCCAAGACCACTAGATTGTTCCACtgcctttttatattttatattaacatcGGGTGTTCAGGCcagcttatatatattttaattaattttatgaattataaaattaataataatataaacttttattaattctaaaatttataaaactcgaactaataatttttaaaacataaatataaaacttcatcaattaaattaaactaatctTATTTCTACACCGAGAATGTGAAAGAGAAAGACTAGTCTACTTTTCTTGAGAACTCGATGCCCCCAACGGTCAcctcttcttgttgttttatatatatatatatatatatatatatatatttgttattttctgaATTTTCGTGGCCTTTAAAGCCTCCGGGCACCCGTTAGCTGGTGGCCCACGTGGCCAATGAAAAGCAACGAGGAAGGGAGGGGTGGTTGTGATTAGCTTGATTGTGTCATGATCATAGACGTGGTTGCTTTCGTGCAATGGTGGTTTTTGCAGCGTAGGAAAcaagatattgatttttataggcGAGGAAAGTGACCTTTTGCATACCGGGCGACCATCCGCTGCTTCACTTTGTTCATTTGTGGGATATtatttgattctgtttttaGATTATACGTAAGTGATTCTAATTTGTTTGGTTGTTACTTCTGAGAAGGAAAACAGGAGTTTTGGGCGTCTATTATTTGCTTTTTGGTATTGCGTTCACAAATGCGTTggaatgtattttaaaagtatgtttataaaaaaaaatatcaaattaatatgttttagtgttttttaataattttaatgtactaaaatatttgaaacaaatatatttttaaataaaaagtatttttataaagtaatatacatcacaataccaaacataaaTATATAGGTTTGTATCATGTGTGATTTATACATGTTATGAGTTGGAAGTaattagtcatttttttttaatttttcttttggtgtAGGTTGATAATTTACAATTTAcatattgtataaaaaaaatgggtttcaaaaatcctaaaattacAGCGAGAGATAATCCTAATTTAATAAACTTTGAATGCTAATAGTTCTTgacttttatagaaaaaaaataacgtaaaaaatgtttaaatagTAACTAAAATAGACCTGATTAACGAGaactcaaatcaaataaaattttatgtttaatgaggaaacaaataaaaaaaaatcaaaataacaattttgAGACCCGGACATGGTCTGTCATGGCACAGTGTTAGCATGACCCCATTAAAAATTGAGCATATAGAATACGGTAAGAAAATCCAAGTTTGatctaataatttgattaaaaatcacaaacaaGTTTGATTCGTTAGAACTTCCTATGGGTTTGGACTTAACAATCTGAACCATATACGATTTAGCATGTTAGCAATAGCTAGATATCGTTTCGAGGGGGTGTAATGTGGTGGTAAAGggtttgagatctgcacagcaggtcttgagttcgagtcagggcgtgcatctcttgtaagagtctgggacagccggggttttactcacTCACCTGGacccacaaagtgcgctttccggggagtggggtttcctcgaatccaaaaaaaaaaaaagctagataCCCTacacctttttatttcttttaaattcgaTGCCTTTCAATGTGCGCgtttttcattatataattaaaaaaataatgtaaatgatGTAAATTAGCTTGCAGCTCAATTAGAATTCACATTTTACGGCTCTAAGAGTTTTTTAGTCCAAGCTTCTACGTTATCACAATAATGCATTTACACGAAATAAGTCTTCACAATAATTTAGAATgtaatgtttatatatttttaaaggtgAAATGCTACTTATTTAATCCGGAACACGCTTCAAATCAcgactcttttttttccaaagaagaaaaaaattaagtttgataaaGAATTTCTTGAATAAATGTCATTAATGAGACAAGGGTAGCACCTGATACACTTGAAATGCAGCTCCGATAGCTTATTTAAAAGTGTGgttacggttattt
This region of Populus trichocarpa isolate Nisqually-1 chromosome 9, P.trichocarpa_v4.1, whole genome shotgun sequence genomic DNA includes:
- the LOC7494236 gene encoding probable aquaporin PIP2-8, whose protein sequence is MSKDVIEEGQTHTKDYVDPPPAPLFDVGELKLWSFFRALIAEFIATLLFLYVTVATVIGHKKNQDACGGVGLLGIAWAFGGMIFILVYCTAGISGGHINPAVTFGLLLARKVSLIRAVGYMVAQCLGAVCGVGLVKAFMKPYYNSLGGGANMVAPGYSTGTAVGAEIIGTFVLVYTVFSATDPKRSARDSHIPVLAPLPIGFAVFMVHLATIPITGTGINPARSFGAAVIINDKKAWDDHWIFWVGPFVGALAAAAYHQYILRAGAIKALGSFRSHPTN